A genome region from Solanum pennellii chromosome 12, SPENNV200 includes the following:
- the LOC107005487 gene encoding uncharacterized protein LOC107005487 has product MIVSKEKPPEPLDFFIWTVEDVGLWLEEIKLGSYRQIFKENGVNGEYLEGMSMFTTEQILRFIRRCHMKWGDFITLCKELRRIKVACLKGEQRVRRPWWAPSCISVVFMKTAKRNRQCRVVSLKLEP; this is encoded by the exons ATGATAGTAAGCAAAGAAAAACCACCAGAACCACTTGATTTCTTCATTTGGACAGTtgag GATGTAGGTTTATGGTTAGAAGAAATAAAGCTTGGTAGCTACCgtcaaattttcaaagaaaatggtGTTAATGGAGAATATTTGGAGGGGATGTCCATGTTCACGACGGAACAGATTCTCCGGTTTATAAGAAGGTGCCACATGAAATGGGGAGACTTCATTACATTGTGCAAGGAGCTGAGGCGGATAAAAG TGGCTTGCTTGAAGGGAGAACAAAGAGTCCGGCGACCATGGTGGGCCCCGTCTTGTATCTCCGTAGTGTTTATGAAGACGGCCAAGCGTAACAGGCAGTGTAGAGTGGTTTCACTGAAGCTGGAACCTTAG
- the LOC107005911 gene encoding putative glycine-rich cell wall structural protein 1, producing MATPTFSLPRKQTVTKGTKMSWKLMLVVLILGVVVQTSSARKLLRRDLINLNGFDQILGGLGGGGGGGGGGGGGSDGGFGEGFGFGEGHGSGANDGFGQIVGLIGGGGGGGGGGGGGGGSDGGYGYGIGYGEGHGSGANGGGGGGGGGGGGGGGQNGGNGFGFGYGSGHGGGN from the exons ATGGCCACTCCAACATTCAGCCTACCTCGAAAGCAAA cgGTAACAAAAGGTACAAAAATGTCCTGGAAATTGATGCTTGTTGTACTTATTTTGGGAGTTGTAGTGCAAACTTCCTCGGCAAGAAAACTTCTTAGGAGGGATTTAATCAACCTCAATGGTTTTGACCAAATTTTAGGAGGACTTGGTGGCGGCGGCGGCGGTGGTGGTGGCGGTGGTGGTGGTAGTGATGGTGGATTTGGTGAGGGCTTCGGATTTGGTGAGGGTCATGGATCGGGTGCTAATGATGGATTTGGCCAAATTGTAGGTCTTATTGGCGGCGGCGGTGGTGGTGGCGGCGGCGGTGGTGGAGGTGGAGGTAGTGATGGCGGATATGGCTATGGCATTGGATATGGCGAGGGTCACGGATCCGGTGCAAACGGTGGTGGCGGTGGTGGAGGGGGTGGCGGTGGCGGCGGCGGTGGTCAAAATGGTGGTAATGGTTTTGGTTTCGGATATGGATCGGGTCATGGTGGTGGCAATTGA